A single Elaeis guineensis isolate ETL-2024a chromosome 15, EG11, whole genome shotgun sequence DNA region contains:
- the LOC105058332 gene encoding transcription factor TCP14-like: MEGDATGGSRRPNFPLQLLEKKEEDSCSSSGYPSLAISSDPSTAAGGSGSGGHELATDPLRKAPPKRSSTKDRHTKVEGRGRRIRMPALCAARVFQLTRELGHKSDGETIEWLLQQAEPAVIAATGTGTIPANFTSLNISLRSSGSSISVPSRLHANYFSSATGLTPPPLRIGGSGFPPEGPSSSSSSLLLNFNSGSCIGADTPSDADIGGNMRKRRWEQELQQHHHHLPQQQQQQQQPLQHQMASYSQASHGQIPGTLWMVTNPNSQSIASGESIWTFPQMGSTTMFRGSMSSGLHFMNIPTPMALLPGQQLGLGSGSGGGGGGGGGGGGGGSGEGHMGILAALNAYRLPPSASDQVQTRSQQAHGGGDGRHDTMSTSES, from the coding sequence ATGGAGGGCGACGCCACCGGAGGATCCCGAAGGCCCAATTTCCCCCTCCAGCTCCttgagaagaaggaagaggactcCTGCTCCAGCTCCGGCTACCCGTCCCTCGCCATCTCCTCCGACCCCTCCACCGCTGCCGGTGGCAGCGGCAGTGGCGGCCACGAGCTTGCCACTGACCCCCTGCGAAAGGCTCCCCCCAAGCGGAGCTCCACCAAGGACCGCCACACCAAGGTCGAGGGCCGGGGTCGCCGCATCCGCATGCCGGCCCTCTGCGCAGCACGGGTCTTCCAGCTCACCCGCGAGCTCGGCCACAAGTCCGACGGCGAGACCATCGAGTGGCTCCTGCAGCAGGCCGAGCCTGCGGTGATCGCCGCCACCGGCACAGGCACCATACCTGCCAACTTCACCTCACTCAACATCTCCCTCCGCAGCTCCGGCTCCAGCATATCCGTCCCCTCCCGCCTCCATGCCAACTACTTCAGCTCTGCCACCGGCCTTACGCCTCCACCACTCCGGATCGGCGGCTCCGGTTTCCCCCCTGAGGGCCCTTCGTCATCCTCCTCGTCCTTGCTCCTCAATTTCAATTCAGGCAGTTGCATCGGGGCCGACACACCGTCGGACGCCGACATTGGCGGTAACATGCGGAAGCGCCGGTGGGAGCAGGAGCTTCAACAACATCATCATCACTTgccacagcagcagcagcagcagcagcaaccgctaCAACACCAGATGGCGAGCTACAGCCAGGCGAGCCACGGCCAAATACCGGGCACCTTGTGGATGGTAACAAACCCTAACAGCCAAAGTATAGCGAGTGGTGAGTCGATATGGACGTTCCCACAGATGGGCAGCACCACAATGTTCCGAGGATCCATGTCTAGTGGCCTGCATTTCATGAATATCCCTACCCCTATGGCTCTACTGCCAGGTCAGCAGCTAGGCCTCGGCTCGggcagcggcggcggcggcggcggaggaggaggaggaggaggaggaggctccgGCGAGGGGCACATGGGAATCCTTGCGGCTCTCAATGCGTATCGGCTGCCGCCGAGTGCTTCCGACCAGGTGCAGACCAGGTCCCAGCAAGCGCATGGCGGAGGCGACGGCCGGCATGACACGATGAGCACGAGCGAATCGTAG